A genome region from Eremothecium gossypii ATCC 10895 chromosome VII, complete sequence includes the following:
- the YPI1 gene encoding type 1 protein phosphatase-activating protein YPI1 (Syntenic homolog of Saccharomyces cerevisiae YFR003C (YPI1)) — MSSNNQESLANRSHTVTVSETSQILQLRANQTEQVPKLAKKEQKSKVRWDENVVDNEHMNKKKTKICCIFHPQQNFDDEDGGECEHASSSASSSSSSESENDTSMDFEARRQARIARRRQKLERKRSSSPNAYEYQPDYSQYRQKYLHGDK, encoded by the coding sequence ATGTCAAGCAACAACCAGGAGTCACTTGCTAACAGGTCACACACTGTAACTGTTTCGGAGACATCGCAGATCCTTCAGCTCCGGGCAAATCAAACGGAACAGGTGCCAAAGTTAGCCAAGAAAGAGCAGAAGTCGAAAGTCAGATGGGATGAGAATGTGGTAGATAACGAGCATATGAATAAGAAGAAGACAAAGATATGCTGCATTTTCCACCCGCAGCAGAACTTtgacgacgaggacgggGGTGAGTGCGAGCACGCATCGTCGAGTgcctcgtcgagctcgTCTTCGGAATCCGAAAACGACACTAGCATGGACTTTGAAGCGAGGCGGCAGGCTCGAATCGCCAGACGTCGGCAGAAACTCGAACGGAAGAGATCCAGTAGTCCGAACGCGTACGAGTACCAGCCGGACTACAGTCAGTACAGGCAGAAGTATCTGCACGGGGATAAATAG